One part of the Sporosarcina ureae genome encodes these proteins:
- a CDS encoding type 1 glutamine amidotransferase domain-containing protein, translating into MAKIATVLGDMFEDSEYMKPAKAYKEAGHEVEVIGAEAGSEVTGMKENTKVKIDKAIDDAKSSDYDALFIPGGFSPDILRADDRFVKFVKEFMDADKPVFAICHGPQLLITAKALEGRDATGYTSIRVDMEYAGAKYADKEVVVCQNQLVTSRTPDDIPAFNRESLKILEK; encoded by the coding sequence ATGGCTAAAATTGCAACAGTACTAGGAGATATGTTTGAAGACTCGGAATACATGAAACCGGCGAAAGCGTATAAGGAAGCTGGCCATGAAGTAGAAGTGATCGGTGCGGAAGCAGGATCAGAAGTCACCGGTATGAAGGAAAACACAAAAGTGAAAATCGATAAAGCGATTGATGATGCTAAATCATCGGATTATGATGCATTATTTATCCCTGGTGGGTTCTCACCGGATATTTTACGTGCAGATGATCGTTTCGTGAAGTTCGTTAAAGAATTCATGGATGCAGATAAACCGGTATTCGCAATCTGTCATGGACCGCAATTGCTTATTACGGCAAAAGCACTTGAAGGACGCGATGCAACAGGTTATACATCTATTCGCGTAGATATGGAATATGCGGGTGCAAAGTATGCTGACAAAGAAGTCGTCGTCTGCCAGAACCAACTCGTAACAAGCCGTACACCAGATGATATACCGGCATTTAATCGCGAGTCACTAAAAATACTAGAAAAATAA
- a CDS encoding antibiotic biosynthesis monooxygenase family protein, with translation MKLFKWTGPLEETGNLPEEARASLMNNDEEVLVLQEAETTTLEQAVEYDILDQSGDLPSGRFAVLNNIPVTEEGRETFEQRFNNRARLIEAEPGFVAIRVLRPVHSDTYVILTMWEDEESFKNWQESQAYGKAHAKRGTKEGVDQRPNIFSGPSFVTTYKK, from the coding sequence TTGAAACTATTTAAATGGACAGGCCCACTAGAAGAAACAGGTAACTTACCAGAAGAAGCGCGTGCATCATTAATGAATAATGATGAAGAAGTGCTCGTTCTGCAAGAAGCGGAAACGACAACTCTCGAACAAGCCGTCGAATATGATATTTTGGATCAAAGCGGAGATTTACCTTCTGGTCGTTTCGCAGTATTAAACAATATTCCAGTAACAGAAGAAGGTAGAGAAACGTTTGAACAGCGCTTTAATAATCGTGCGCGTCTTATAGAGGCAGAACCAGGATTCGTAGCAATCCGTGTATTGCGACCTGTACACTCCGACACATATGTAATCTTAACTATGTGGGAAGACGAAGAGTCCTTCAAAAACTGGCAAGAGTCGCAAGCTTATGGAAAAGCACATGCAAAGCGCGGCACAAAAGAAGGCGTCGATCAGCGTCCTAATATTTTCTCTGGACCTTCATTTGTAACGACATATAAAAAGTAA
- a CDS encoding LutB/LldF family L-lactate oxidation iron-sulfur protein, whose amino-acid sequence MSMKFSKKNFTDRTKDNIADDFMRQAVASAQERLHGRRLDAAEELGSWEEWRSHGEEIRQHVLENLDFYLYQLSENVAERGGHVFFAKTAEEASNYVRNVIKEKDGKKVVKSKSMVTEEINLNAVLEEAGCEVIETDLGEYILQVDDHDPPSHIVAPALHKNREQIREVFAEKLDYHNTSKPEELALHAREKLRQEFLDADIGITGCNFAIAETGSISLVTNEGNARLVSALPKTQITVMGMERVVPSFEEFEVLVSLLTRSAVGQKLTSYVTALTGPRDEGDIDGPEEFHLVIVDNGRSEILGTEFQSVLQCIRCAACVNVCPVYRHIGGHSYGSIYSGPIGAVLSPLLGGYDDFKELPFASTLCGACTDACPVKIPLHELLHTHRRIIVEEEGRSPISERLAMKAFGIGASSNPLYSMGAKVASTAMKPLTKNDRISKGPGPLKEWTDLREFPAVGNTRFRDWFYDQKGGK is encoded by the coding sequence ATGTCGATGAAATTCAGCAAGAAAAATTTTACGGATCGAACAAAAGACAATATAGCAGACGATTTTATGAGACAAGCAGTGGCAAGTGCTCAGGAGCGTTTGCATGGTAGACGATTGGATGCCGCTGAAGAATTGGGCAGTTGGGAAGAATGGCGTTCGCATGGAGAAGAAATTCGTCAGCATGTTCTAGAAAATCTAGACTTTTATTTATACCAGCTAAGTGAAAATGTAGCAGAGCGTGGCGGCCATGTCTTCTTTGCCAAAACCGCTGAAGAAGCGAGTAACTATGTTCGTAATGTTATCAAAGAAAAAGATGGCAAAAAAGTTGTGAAGTCAAAATCTATGGTAACGGAAGAGATTAATTTGAATGCTGTTTTAGAAGAAGCTGGATGTGAAGTAATCGAGACGGATTTAGGCGAGTATATTCTACAAGTAGACGACCATGACCCACCGTCCCACATCGTAGCACCAGCTCTTCATAAAAACAGAGAACAAATCCGCGAAGTGTTCGCGGAGAAATTAGATTATCATAATACATCCAAACCCGAAGAATTAGCTTTGCATGCACGGGAAAAACTGCGTCAGGAATTTCTAGATGCGGATATCGGTATTACAGGATGCAACTTTGCTATAGCTGAAACTGGCTCTATTAGTCTTGTAACCAATGAAGGCAATGCGCGACTTGTATCCGCGTTGCCAAAAACCCAAATTACCGTCATGGGGATGGAACGGGTAGTACCTTCCTTTGAAGAATTCGAAGTGCTAGTTAGTTTATTGACACGAAGTGCAGTAGGACAAAAATTAACAAGTTATGTAACGGCATTAACAGGTCCTCGCGATGAAGGAGATATAGATGGACCTGAAGAGTTTCACTTAGTGATAGTCGATAACGGACGTTCTGAAATATTAGGAACGGAATTCCAGTCCGTACTGCAATGTATCCGTTGTGCTGCATGTGTTAACGTATGCCCTGTCTACCGGCATATTGGCGGACACTCTTACGGCTCCATCTATTCTGGTCCGATCGGTGCGGTACTATCTCCATTGCTTGGAGGATACGATGACTTCAAGGAGTTGCCGTTCGCTTCTACATTATGTGGAGCGTGCACAGATGCTTGTCCAGTGAAAATCCCTCTTCACGAACTACTTCATACTCATCGCCGTATCATTGTAGAAGAAGAAGGTCGCTCCCCAATATCGGAAAGACTTGCGATGAAAGCGTTTGGAATAGGTGCTTCTTCAAACCCGTTGTACTCGATGGGTGCGAAAGTTGCATCCACTGCAATGAAGCCATTGACTAAAAATGATCGCATCTCAAAAGGGCCCGGTCCGTTAAAGGAATGGACGGATCTACGGGAGTTCCCGGCTGTTGGAAATACACGTTTCCGAGACTGGTTTTATGATCAGAAAGGGGGCAAATAA
- a CDS encoding methylated-DNA--[protein]-cysteine S-methyltransferase, with amino-acid sequence MNILVYWTQFEFNEWLVTLAATEKGLCYVGMADDSVERLKEWLKRSDTEGLIEDKTKLTVYISELKKYLSGTITNFPTVSLDLKGTLFQQQVWQALQQIPYGETRTYSNIAERIGNVSSVRAVASAIGKNPVLIVVPCHRVIAKDGSLSGYRDGKDCKQSLLQLEKTSWVSDRTE; translated from the coding sequence GTGAACATTTTGGTATATTGGACACAATTTGAATTTAATGAATGGCTAGTGACACTGGCAGCTACGGAAAAGGGACTGTGCTATGTCGGAATGGCTGACGATAGTGTAGAGCGATTAAAGGAATGGTTGAAACGCTCTGATACGGAAGGATTAATAGAAGACAAAACGAAGTTAACAGTCTATATAAGTGAGTTGAAAAAGTACTTATCAGGTACAATAACGAACTTCCCAACGGTTTCCCTCGATTTAAAAGGGACACTATTTCAGCAACAAGTATGGCAAGCCCTTCAACAAATACCGTATGGGGAAACTCGCACATATTCAAATATAGCAGAACGTATAGGAAATGTATCTTCTGTTCGTGCGGTGGCATCTGCAATAGGTAAAAACCCCGTGTTGATTGTAGTACCCTGTCACCGTGTTATTGCAAAAGACGGAAGTTTATCAGGCTACCGCGATGGCAAGGATTGTAAGCAAAGTTTATTACAATTAGAGAAGACAAGCTGGGTTAGTGATAGGACGGAGTGA
- a CDS encoding methionine biosynthesis PLP-dependent protein, producing MTNNGLETRLVQLGNHSDEKTGAVNTPIYLSTAYHHQGLGKSTGYDYTRTKNPTRSVLEEGIANLESGDQGFACSSGMAAIQLILSLFKAGSELLAPEDLYGGTYRLFNQYEEMYNVKTRYLSFNDVAEVEQAITDQTKAIFLETPTNPLMQNITIRTYAELAQKHNVLLIVDNTFLTPYFQRPIEEGADIVIHSATKYIGGHNDVLAGLVVAKGEELCERLFTNHNAIGATLSPLDSWLVVRGLKTLHLRMKQHDANAKAMVSYLEQEPLIVDVLYAGIGGMLSFRVQNSEWVGPFLESMNLISFAESLGGVESFITYPTTQTHMDIPLEERNRRGVDDRLLRFSVGVEDVEDLIADVKQALYAAKEVVEGVKVQ from the coding sequence ATGACAAACAACGGATTAGAAACAAGACTAGTACAACTTGGCAACCATAGCGATGAGAAAACCGGCGCAGTCAACACACCAATTTACTTGTCAACAGCTTATCATCATCAAGGACTAGGCAAGTCAACAGGGTATGATTACACACGCACAAAAAATCCAACACGTTCTGTTTTAGAAGAAGGAATTGCAAACTTGGAATCAGGAGATCAAGGATTCGCATGTAGCTCTGGGATGGCTGCCATTCAACTAATATTATCTTTATTTAAGGCTGGTTCAGAATTATTGGCGCCTGAAGACTTATACGGCGGCACGTATCGCTTATTTAATCAATATGAAGAAATGTATAATGTGAAGACTCGTTACCTTTCGTTCAATGATGTAGCAGAAGTCGAGCAAGCGATTACGGATCAAACAAAAGCGATTTTCCTAGAAACACCTACGAACCCGCTAATGCAAAATATAACAATCCGTACGTATGCGGAATTGGCTCAAAAGCATAATGTATTGTTGATCGTCGACAACACATTCTTGACACCTTATTTCCAGCGCCCAATCGAAGAAGGCGCAGATATTGTCATCCATAGTGCAACAAAATATATCGGTGGACATAATGATGTGCTAGCAGGTCTTGTCGTCGCTAAGGGTGAAGAGTTATGTGAACGGTTATTTACAAACCACAATGCAATCGGTGCTACATTGTCCCCTCTTGATTCATGGCTTGTTGTACGCGGTTTAAAGACACTGCACTTACGCATGAAACAACATGACGCAAATGCAAAGGCGATGGTATCATATTTAGAACAAGAACCTCTTATTGTAGATGTGCTCTACGCAGGAATCGGTGGTATGTTGTCATTCCGAGTGCAGAACAGTGAGTGGGTTGGACCATTCCTAGAGAGTATGAATCTAATTTCATTTGCGGAGAGTTTAGGAGGAGTCGAAAGCTTCATCACGTATCCAACTACGCAGACGCATATGGATATTCCATTGGAAGAACGTAATCGTCGCGGAGTAGATGACCGACTGCTGCGTTTCTCAGTAGGCGTGGAAGACGTGGAAGATTTAATTGCAGATGTGAAACAAGCACTTTACGCTGCAAAAGAGGTAGTAGAAGGTGTCAAAGTACAATAA
- a CDS encoding DMT family transporter, producing the protein MAWSYVALAAVIEILWVVGLRYSDTVLQWTGTGVAIIFSFYFIIKACEKLPSGTVYAVFTGSGAAAILLVDIFVFHAAFTWVTLSFIGLIVIGVVGIKLTTDDDQVDAEGGG; encoded by the coding sequence ATGGCTTGGAGTTACGTCGCATTGGCGGCAGTTATAGAAATCCTCTGGGTAGTCGGTCTTCGGTACTCTGACACAGTACTCCAATGGACTGGAACCGGTGTGGCCATTATCTTTAGTTTTTATTTCATTATTAAGGCTTGTGAAAAATTGCCTTCGGGTACGGTGTATGCAGTCTTTACAGGATCCGGCGCCGCCGCTATCCTATTAGTGGATATATTCGTCTTTCATGCAGCGTTCACATGGGTTACGCTATCGTTCATCGGTTTGATTGTCATTGGCGTAGTTGGCATTAAGCTTACAACGGACGATGATCAGGTGGATGCAGAAGGAGGTGGCTGA
- a CDS encoding FadR/GntR family transcriptional regulator — translation MKYKQIKPKKIYEEVADSLLNSIQSGELKPGDKLDSVQQLAENFTVGRSTIREALSTLRARGLIEMRQGEGTYVKEFSSVDLIFPLQSAMLMNQQDIQHLLAVRKIVETGAAANAAESRTADDLEKMETALHEMKEHAGDILLGEKADLDFHFAIAGATKNPLLLNLLSQVAELMSESMRETRRICLYTETATVERLHDEHEAIFLAIQSQQPEKAASTMQAHLLNVESVLTTYWQSVHE, via the coding sequence ATGAAATATAAGCAAATTAAACCAAAGAAAATATATGAAGAAGTAGCAGATAGTTTATTGAACTCTATACAGTCGGGAGAGTTAAAACCGGGTGACAAATTGGACTCTGTACAGCAACTGGCTGAAAACTTTACCGTTGGCAGATCTACAATCCGTGAAGCCTTATCTACATTACGTGCTAGAGGACTGATTGAAATGCGTCAGGGAGAGGGTACATACGTCAAGGAGTTCTCTTCTGTCGATCTAATCTTTCCTCTGCAAAGTGCCATGCTTATGAATCAACAGGATATTCAACACTTATTGGCTGTAAGAAAAATAGTGGAGACCGGAGCGGCGGCGAATGCAGCGGAATCACGTACAGCAGATGATTTGGAGAAAATGGAAACGGCGCTTCATGAAATGAAGGAGCATGCCGGAGATATTCTACTGGGAGAAAAAGCGGATCTGGACTTTCATTTTGCCATCGCAGGAGCAACAAAAAATCCGTTATTGCTAAACTTATTAAGTCAAGTAGCCGAGTTGATGAGTGAATCGATGAGAGAGACGCGTCGCATTTGTCTCTACACAGAAACAGCAACAGTAGAGCGTTTACACGATGAACATGAGGCGATCTTTTTAGCTATTCAATCACAGCAACCAGAAAAAGCGGCTAGTACCATGCAAGCCCACTTGTTGAATGTAGAGTCTGTGTTAACGACATATTGGCAGTCGGTACATGAATAA
- a CDS encoding flagellar assembly protein A, whose product MRKVVTVQANTVEEAVQQALDILELTRQQVHVEILTNPGRRLMGLRKVMAEVKVSGKESMAENKPIKRHLSKVEELAALLDGLDMEKLTHSTPKIEQSAVQEKSPVKSEQNISSARIQNGEIQFQFGEDRLPSVIPNDQAILTINGELRLEPVLIQPEDQVNITIQDEVVAPKFTIQLMEKDMIALLSFTPGKRVKRSLVDTSWSSRLAIRVDETIEYTNDLKPQAIVDELKMMGVQQGILFPAIKKVTEVDKPYELIVAKGTLPVAGTDGDLEVHIRYEEFDPDSEEKVDFREMNAITNVKEGQVIATHIAPVAGTPGQSLLGRPIPVKPVRDIVLRTGKNVKQVQEDIVTLISGKPVLDWRDRLVKIDVNNEFNHPGEVSLESGNIRFEGDVRIGGNVLPSMFVGATGSVFVGGSVTKAEIHAMKTTVVKGNVLSSTISVGKQEAIVSELATLIKNVTDMLVQIKEAVNQIFIIRGHGEAELSPSELKRLISILMEKRYAQFEDVNKKFIQRVREQKDKVDAEWVHVADRLYDLFINPLNENLQNMGEFEQLIEDAYILIQLYDTESSPHIKLIVPYAINSTLYSCGHIDVVSKGVYHSNLTADETIKIKGVCRGGEIYARLEVSLQEAGSESPVKTVVRTSEDGRIKIGTAYAGTEIYVGIRKYVFSKDATNISAHLDAEGELDLG is encoded by the coding sequence ATGAGAAAAGTAGTAACAGTTCAGGCGAATACAGTCGAAGAAGCGGTACAACAAGCTCTTGATATTTTAGAGCTGACTCGTCAACAAGTGCATGTGGAGATTCTCACCAATCCAGGACGACGTTTAATGGGGTTGCGTAAAGTCATGGCAGAAGTAAAAGTTTCAGGTAAAGAAAGCATGGCAGAAAATAAGCCTATTAAACGTCATCTTTCTAAAGTAGAGGAACTTGCAGCATTATTAGATGGACTGGATATGGAGAAACTCACTCATTCAACACCAAAAATTGAACAATCGGCTGTGCAAGAAAAATCACCTGTAAAGTCCGAACAGAATATAAGCAGTGCTAGAATTCAAAACGGTGAAATTCAATTTCAATTCGGGGAAGATCGCTTGCCATCTGTTATACCAAATGACCAAGCAATCTTAACAATCAATGGTGAATTACGATTAGAACCAGTACTTATTCAGCCCGAAGATCAAGTGAATATAACCATTCAGGATGAAGTCGTCGCCCCGAAATTCACTATTCAATTGATGGAGAAGGACATGATTGCCTTACTTTCTTTCACGCCGGGCAAGCGAGTCAAGCGTTCTTTAGTCGATACGTCATGGTCATCAAGATTGGCAATTCGCGTAGACGAGACGATTGAGTATACCAATGATCTGAAACCACAAGCAATTGTTGATGAATTGAAAATGATGGGTGTTCAGCAGGGAATCCTATTCCCCGCAATCAAAAAAGTGACAGAAGTAGATAAGCCATACGAGTTGATTGTAGCAAAGGGAACACTACCCGTTGCAGGGACAGATGGGGATTTGGAAGTACATATTCGCTATGAAGAATTCGATCCGGACAGCGAAGAAAAAGTAGATTTTAGAGAAATGAATGCAATTACTAATGTGAAAGAAGGACAAGTAATTGCGACACATATTGCACCTGTTGCTGGTACGCCTGGTCAAAGCTTGCTTGGAAGGCCGATTCCTGTAAAGCCAGTCCGCGATATTGTGTTACGGACCGGAAAAAATGTGAAGCAAGTACAAGAAGATATTGTAACGTTAATTTCTGGAAAACCCGTGTTGGATTGGCGTGATCGATTGGTGAAAATCGATGTGAATAATGAGTTTAATCATCCGGGAGAAGTTAGTCTTGAAAGTGGAAATATACGTTTTGAAGGCGATGTTCGTATTGGGGGCAACGTCTTACCTTCCATGTTTGTTGGTGCAACAGGTAGTGTCTTTGTTGGCGGTTCAGTTACGAAGGCTGAAATACATGCTATGAAGACTACCGTGGTGAAAGGCAATGTGCTGTCTTCCACTATAAGTGTAGGTAAGCAGGAAGCAATTGTAAGTGAATTAGCTACTTTGATTAAAAATGTGACAGATATGCTTGTACAAATCAAAGAAGCAGTCAATCAGATTTTTATTATTCGTGGCCATGGAGAAGCAGAACTAAGCCCATCAGAACTCAAGCGTTTGATTTCTATATTGATGGAGAAACGATATGCCCAGTTTGAAGACGTGAATAAGAAGTTCATCCAGAGAGTTCGTGAACAAAAGGACAAAGTAGATGCAGAGTGGGTCCACGTTGCGGATCGTTTATACGATTTATTTATTAATCCGCTCAATGAGAATCTTCAAAACATGGGGGAGTTTGAACAATTGATTGAGGATGCGTATATTCTCATTCAGCTATATGATACAGAAAGCTCTCCGCATATTAAATTGATTGTTCCATATGCCATTAATAGCACTTTGTATAGTTGCGGACATATTGATGTAGTTTCCAAAGGTGTTTACCATAGTAATTTAACAGCGGATGAAACCATTAAGATAAAAGGCGTTTGCAGAGGTGGGGAAATTTATGCACGATTGGAAGTATCACTGCAAGAGGCAGGTTCTGAAAGTCCTGTCAAAACAGTGGTTCGTACTAGTGAAGACGGACGTATAAAAATAGGCACAGCGTATGCTGGGACAGAAATCTATGTCGGTATTCGTAAGTATGTTTTCTCCAAAGATGCAACGAATATTTCTGCTCATTTGGACGCTGAGGGAGAGCTAGATCTAGGGTAA
- a CDS encoding (Fe-S)-binding protein, which translates to MKVSLFITCLVDMFYADAGKDMVEVLERQGCELSFPKGQVCCGQPAYNSGYVESSKSAMKNMIKTFEDAEYVVTPSGSCATMFKLYPDVFKDDPNWLPRAQKLADKTYEFTQFLVNVLQVENVGAKLTGKATYHPSCHMTRLLGASEEPRKLLDQVEGLEMIPLPNAHNCCGFGGTFSVKMGDISEQMVDEKVNSAMATEADYLIGADCGCLMNIGGRAERVGKPIRVMHIAQVLNSHE; encoded by the coding sequence ATGAAGGTTAGCTTATTTATAACATGTTTGGTTGATATGTTTTATGCAGACGCAGGCAAAGACATGGTGGAAGTATTGGAGAGACAAGGCTGTGAGTTGTCATTTCCCAAAGGACAGGTATGTTGCGGACAACCTGCCTATAACAGTGGATATGTTGAAAGTTCAAAGTCAGCTATGAAGAATATGATTAAGACGTTTGAGGACGCTGAATACGTAGTTACACCTTCTGGATCATGTGCGACAATGTTTAAATTGTACCCGGACGTATTTAAAGACGATCCGAATTGGTTACCACGAGCACAGAAGCTAGCGGATAAAACGTATGAATTCACACAGTTTCTTGTGAATGTTTTGCAAGTCGAAAATGTAGGAGCAAAATTGACAGGAAAAGCGACTTATCATCCCTCTTGCCATATGACGAGATTACTAGGTGCCAGTGAAGAACCTAGAAAACTATTGGATCAGGTGGAAGGTCTCGAAATGATCCCGCTACCAAACGCGCATAATTGCTGTGGTTTCGGTGGGACGTTCTCCGTCAAGATGGGAGATATTTCGGAACAAATGGTAGATGAGAAAGTCAATAGTGCCATGGCGACAGAAGCAGATTATTTAATTGGAGCGGACTGTGGTTGCCTGATGAATATTGGAGGGCGTGCAGAACGGGTCGGTAAGCCGATCCGTGTAATGCACATCGCACAAGTATTAAATAGCCACGAGTAA
- a CDS encoding DMT family transporter, translating to MAWVYLAIASLGEIFGVMSINYYLQKRSIKRLFLIVGVFGFGFIFLSLAMREIQMSTAYAVWTGFGAAGAVLMGILIFKESASLKRLFFLSLIILGAVGLKLFG from the coding sequence ATGGCATGGGTGTATTTAGCTATTGCCAGTCTCGGTGAAATTTTCGGTGTAATGAGTATCAATTATTACTTGCAAAAGCGTTCCATTAAACGATTATTTCTCATTGTAGGGGTATTTGGCTTCGGCTTTATTTTCTTGTCACTTGCGATGAGAGAAATTCAGATGAGTACAGCTTATGCGGTTTGGACAGGATTTGGAGCAGCTGGAGCCGTGTTGATGGGAATATTGATTTTCAAAGAATCCGCCAGCCTCAAACGTCTTTTCTTTCTTTCGCTCATTATTCTAGGGGCTGTGGGCTTAAAACTATTCGGATGA
- a CDS encoding glucose 1-dehydrogenase: protein MKRLENKVAVVTGAGSGIGREIAELYAREGAKLIIADMNMEGAEETVQTIISAGGEALAVKTNVTIEEDVQNMIDTAVEQFGTLDILVNNAGIMDNMYSAATVTDDVWDKVLAINTTGVMRATRKALAIFEEKKAGVIVNMASISAVTGGRGGLAYTASKHAVAGMTKSVASQFGPLNIRCNAIAPAQIPTNITNSLVQPDEFGMKQALRGVNMMSRPGTKEEIANIALFLASDESSYVNGVVMEADNGWSAY, encoded by the coding sequence ATGAAACGATTAGAAAATAAAGTAGCAGTAGTAACAGGTGCCGGATCTGGTATTGGACGAGAAATCGCTGAACTATATGCCCGTGAAGGTGCAAAACTGATCATTGCAGATATGAATATGGAAGGTGCAGAAGAAACTGTCCAGACTATCATAAGTGCAGGCGGTGAGGCTCTTGCGGTTAAAACAAACGTTACCATTGAAGAAGATGTACAAAACATGATTGATACAGCTGTTGAGCAATTCGGCACACTGGATATTCTAGTAAACAATGCGGGGATCATGGACAATATGTACTCTGCTGCTACAGTAACTGATGATGTATGGGACAAAGTTTTGGCAATCAACACAACAGGAGTAATGCGGGCAACTCGTAAAGCACTAGCTATATTCGAAGAGAAAAAAGCAGGTGTTATCGTTAATATGGCATCTATTTCAGCGGTCACTGGCGGACGTGGCGGTCTCGCATATACGGCGTCAAAACACGCAGTTGCAGGTATGACAAAAAGTGTCGCCTCTCAATTTGGCCCATTAAACATACGCTGTAATGCAATTGCTCCCGCACAAATACCGACCAACATTACAAACAGTTTAGTTCAACCTGATGAATTCGGTATGAAGCAAGCATTAAGAGGTGTAAATATGATGAGTCGTCCTGGAACGAAGGAAGAAATCGCTAATATTGCGCTATTCCTAGCTTCAGATGAATCCTCTTATGTCAACGGTGTCGTAATGGAAGCTGACAACGGTTGGTCTGCATATTAA
- a CDS encoding DUF3231 family protein translates to MGILDGNPKDQPLHYGEVTAIWSFMGANNGLISGYEAFVNHAGDEDLIQLLEEAIKTMKAENKDFGKVLKANGITPPPALPERPKANAEEIPAGARFMDPEISGAISINVGQGLVSCSMAMGQCLREDVATLFAKCHMEKVAFGAKLLSLNKSKGWIIPPPLHLN, encoded by the coding sequence GTGGGTATTTTAGATGGTAATCCAAAAGATCAGCCTTTACATTACGGAGAAGTTACAGCCATTTGGTCATTTATGGGTGCGAATAATGGACTAATCAGTGGGTATGAAGCTTTTGTTAATCATGCTGGTGACGAAGATCTGATTCAACTACTAGAAGAAGCTATCAAAACTATGAAAGCCGAGAATAAAGACTTTGGCAAAGTATTGAAAGCCAATGGAATCACACCGCCTCCTGCCCTTCCGGAAAGACCAAAAGCAAATGCCGAGGAAATTCCTGCTGGTGCACGCTTTATGGATCCCGAAATCAGTGGAGCTATATCAATTAACGTAGGTCAGGGATTAGTCTCATGCAGCATGGCAATGGGTCAATGTTTACGTGAAGATGTTGCGACACTGTTTGCCAAATGCCATATGGAAAAAGTAGCATTCGGTGCCAAATTATTAAGCTTAAATAAATCAAAGGGTTGGATCATTCCTCCACCACTACATTTAAACTAA
- a CDS encoding four-helix bundle copper-binding protein: MNQKYEDVLAVLEDCVKACNHCFDVCLKEEDVGMMADCIRLDRECADICTYAIQAISRQSPFTDKILQLCAEICEQCAEECGKHDHEHCQQCAEACRKCADACRSVA; this comes from the coding sequence ATGAATCAAAAATACGAAGACGTGTTAGCTGTATTAGAGGATTGCGTCAAGGCTTGTAACCATTGTTTTGATGTGTGTTTGAAAGAAGAAGACGTAGGTATGATGGCAGACTGTATACGCTTGGATCGTGAGTGTGCGGATATCTGTACATATGCAATTCAAGCGATTTCTCGCCAAAGTCCATTTACGGATAAAATTTTGCAGTTATGTGCTGAGATTTGTGAACAGTGTGCAGAAGAGTGTGGCAAGCATGATCATGAACATTGCCAACAATGTGCTGAAGCATGCCGTAAGTGTGCGGACGCTTGTCGTAGTGTAGCGTAA